A genome region from Ptiloglossa arizonensis isolate GNS036 chromosome 4, iyPtiAriz1_principal, whole genome shotgun sequence includes the following:
- the E(y)2 gene encoding enhancer of yellow 2 yields MKTTPHQRLVMVGDRDGLKELLRRRLVECGWRDQVKLICKELIKEHGHDITYDKLLSVVTTRARTLVPDSVKKELLQKIKNQLIAQEEKLKM; encoded by the exons AAACTACTCCGCATCAAAGATTGGTCATGGTTGGTGATCGTGACGG ACTGAAAGAATTATTACGCCGCCGATTGGTTGAATGTGGTTGGAGAGATCAAGTAAAGTTGATCTGTAAGGAGTTGATAAAAGAACACGGTCATGATATTACTTATGACAAATTACTTTCTGTCGTTACAACTAGAGCACGAACGCTTGTACCTGATTCTGTTAAAAAGGAGCTTTTGCAGAAGATAAAAAACCAACTTATTGCtcaagaagaaaaattaaaaatgtaa
- the Nedd8 gene encoding nedd8 ubiquitin like modifier isoform X1 translates to MLIKVKTLTGKEIEIDIEPTDKVERIKERVEEKEGIPPQQQRLIFSGKQMNDEKTAQDYKVQGGSVLHLVLALRGGL, encoded by the exons ATGTTGATTAAAGTTAAG ACTCTTACAGGAAAGGAG ATCGAAATAGATATAGAGCCTACGGATAAAGTAGAAAGGATTAAAGAAAGAGTGGAAGAAAAGGAAGGTATACCGCCGCAACAGCAGCGATTAATATTTTCTGGAAAGCAAAT gaACGATGAAAAAACGGCGCAAGATTATAAAGTTCAAGGTGGATCGGTGTTGCATTTGGTACTCGCATTAAGGGGAGGCTTATAA
- the Nedd8 gene encoding nedd8 ubiquitin like modifier isoform X2 gives MLIKVKIEIDIEPTDKVERIKERVEEKEGIPPQQQRLIFSGKQMNDEKTAQDYKVQGGSVLHLVLALRGGL, from the exons ATGTTGATTAAAGTTAAG ATCGAAATAGATATAGAGCCTACGGATAAAGTAGAAAGGATTAAAGAAAGAGTGGAAGAAAAGGAAGGTATACCGCCGCAACAGCAGCGATTAATATTTTCTGGAAAGCAAAT gaACGATGAAAAAACGGCGCAAGATTATAAAGTTCAAGGTGGATCGGTGTTGCATTTGGTACTCGCATTAAGGGGAGGCTTATAA